In the genome of Pelagibacterium nitratireducens, one region contains:
- a CDS encoding HAD family phosphatase has translation MSPLAHPFDAVIFDMDGTLLDTEAVFKAIVYEVCTEMGFEMTDLVHGRMVGSSHEATAALLVDSFGTHFPYEMFDDKCRASMKIRMADAVPVKPGAVELVTALRELDIPLAVATSSRANHALGHLEAAGVIGFFDTIVTRDDVINPKPHPEPYLTAARRLNVDPVHCVAFEDSVSGVRAAHAAGMRTVMVPDLVAPSDDIAALCVAVLESMAHAHEHLVSAPRSANGLQEHLQVKSRG, from the coding sequence ATGTCCCCACTCGCCCATCCCTTCGACGCCGTCATTTTCGATATGGACGGAACGCTGCTCGATACCGAAGCGGTGTTCAAGGCCATCGTCTATGAAGTGTGCACGGAGATGGGGTTCGAAATGACCGATCTCGTGCATGGACGGATGGTCGGCTCGTCGCACGAAGCGACCGCGGCGCTGCTGGTGGACAGTTTCGGCACCCATTTCCCCTATGAAATGTTCGACGACAAATGCCGGGCCTCCATGAAGATCCGCATGGCCGATGCCGTGCCGGTCAAGCCGGGCGCCGTGGAACTGGTCACGGCGCTGCGCGAACTCGATATTCCGCTGGCGGTGGCGACATCCTCGCGGGCCAATCACGCGCTGGGCCATCTCGAAGCGGCGGGTGTTATCGGGTTTTTCGATACCATCGTCACCCGCGACGACGTCATCAATCCAAAACCCCATCCCGAGCCGTATCTGACGGCGGCGCGGCGGCTGAACGTCGATCCGGTCCATTGCGTGGCGTTCGAGGATTCGGTTTCCGGGGTCAGGGCGGCCCATGCGGCAGGAATGCGCACCGTGATGGTGCCCGATCTGGTTGCACCGTCCGACGATATCGCGGCGCTGTGCGTGGCGGTGCTCGAAAGCATGGCCCATGCCCATGAGCATCTGGTCTCCGCACCGCGGTCTGCAAATGGGTTGCAAGAGCATTTGCAAGTAAAATCAAGGGGATAG
- a CDS encoding saccharopine dehydrogenase family protein: MKEIVVIGAGRIGATIADMASQSGDFAVTVVDRSPEALAALDIDAKVKTARCEVAEPGELEKILSGKFAVLSAAPYSLTTRIAEAAAAAKVHYLDLTEDVKSTRRVKEIAAKAETAFIPQCGLAPGFIAIAAMSLAKQFATLDSVAMKVGALPQFPTNVLNYALTWSPEGVINEYCEPCEAIVNGKMAEIAPLEDIEDLTIDGVAYEAFNTSGGLGSTPEKLLGKVKSLNYRTIRYPGHARIMKLLLNDLNLKDRRDLALDIFRHALTTTRQDMVVIRVDVTGTKDGKTAHEIFERTVLSGHVGTRERSAIQITTAAGILTVLDMLAAGDLAQKGFVAQEEIELTAFLGNRFGRAFGADQAARKVA; encoded by the coding sequence GTGACGGTGGTGGACCGATCACCCGAAGCGCTGGCCGCGCTCGATATCGACGCGAAGGTGAAAACCGCGCGCTGCGAAGTGGCCGAGCCGGGAGAACTGGAAAAAATCCTTTCTGGGAAATTTGCCGTTTTGTCGGCGGCGCCCTATTCGCTGACCACGCGGATCGCCGAAGCGGCGGCGGCGGCGAAGGTCCATTATCTCGATCTGACCGAGGACGTGAAATCGACGCGGCGGGTGAAAGAGATCGCCGCGAAGGCCGAGACCGCCTTTATCCCCCAATGCGGGCTGGCGCCGGGGTTCATCGCCATTGCCGCGATGAGTCTGGCCAAACAGTTCGCTACGCTGGACAGCGTGGCGATGAAGGTGGGGGCGCTGCCGCAGTTTCCCACCAATGTGCTCAATTACGCGCTAACCTGGTCGCCCGAGGGGGTGATCAATGAATATTGCGAGCCGTGCGAGGCGATCGTTAATGGGAAGATGGCGGAAATCGCGCCGCTCGAGGATATCGAGGACCTGACCATCGATGGGGTGGCCTATGAAGCGTTCAACACGTCGGGCGGGCTGGGCTCGACCCCCGAAAAGCTTTTGGGCAAGGTCAAGAGCCTCAACTATCGCACCATCCGCTATCCCGGCCATGCGCGGATCATGAAGCTGCTGCTCAACGATCTGAACCTTAAGGACCGGCGCGACCTGGCGCTGGACATTTTCCGGCATGCGCTGACCACGACCCGGCAGGACATGGTGGTGATCCGGGTCGACGTGACGGGCACCAAAGACGGCAAGACCGCGCATGAGATTTTCGAGCGCACCGTGCTTTCGGGCCATGTGGGCACCAGGGAACGCTCGGCCATCCAGATCACCACGGCGGCGGGCATCCTGACGGTGCTCGACATGCTGGCGGCGGGCGATCTGGCGCAAAAGGGGTTCGTGGCGCAGGAAGAGATCGAGCTTACAGCGTTTCTGGGCAACCGGTTCGGGCGGGCGTTTGGTGCGGATCAGGCGGCGCGCAAGGTGGCGTGA
- a CDS encoding DUF72 domain-containing protein, giving the protein MATGRIFIGVGGWTFEPWRGTYYPQKLTQKRELEHMGATMTGVEVNGTFYGSQKPESFRKWHDEVPADFMFTLKGTRYATNKKVLADASESVLRFTASGIVELKDKLGPINWQLAATKKFDPADFGAFLKLLPATQDNKTLRHALEARHESFANAEAVALARENGVALITGADAQYSVIADPTADFVYLRLQGTSEDNEKGYSEKDLDAWADRIVTYAKGGVPTDLPSFAAAPAETPRDVFAFVISGFKEKNPAAAMALIERVKKLAS; this is encoded by the coding sequence ATGGCAACGGGCAGGATTTTCATCGGCGTGGGCGGCTGGACCTTCGAGCCCTGGCGCGGCACCTATTACCCGCAAAAACTCACGCAAAAGCGCGAGCTCGAACACATGGGCGCAACCATGACCGGGGTCGAGGTCAACGGCACCTTCTACGGGTCGCAAAAGCCCGAAAGCTTTAGAAAATGGCACGACGAAGTGCCGGCCGATTTCATGTTCACCTTGAAGGGCACCCGCTACGCCACCAATAAGAAGGTGCTGGCCGACGCCTCCGAATCGGTTCTCCGCTTCACCGCATCGGGCATCGTCGAGCTCAAAGACAAGCTCGGCCCCATCAACTGGCAGCTCGCCGCCACCAAGAAATTCGACCCCGCCGATTTCGGCGCCTTCCTCAAACTCCTGCCCGCCACCCAGGACAACAAAACCCTCCGCCACGCCCTCGAAGCCCGCCATGAAAGCTTTGCCAACGCCGAAGCCGTCGCCCTGGCCCGCGAGAACGGCGTGGCGCTGATCACCGGCGCCGACGCCCAATATTCCGTCATCGCCGACCCCACCGCCGATTTCGTCTATCTGCGCCTCCAGGGCACCTCCGAGGACAACGAAAAAGGCTATTCGGAAAAAGACCTCGACGCCTGGGCCGACCGCATCGTGACCTATGCCAAAGGTGGCGTCCCCACCGATCTTCCCAGCTTTGCCGCCGCCCCCGCCGAAACCCCCCGCGACGTCTTCGCCTTCGTCATTTCCGGTTTTAAGGAAAAAAACCCCGCCGCCGCCATGGCGCTGATCGAAAGGGTCAAAAAGCTGGCGAGCTGA
- a CDS encoding methyl-accepting chemotaxis protein, which yields MTSDTADLLQSRLDFIGLDDAARGSIARAQPLIEAHLEPALTRFYAKIAEVPAVARFFDGKPQMDRAKSKQLGHWSAIATGQLDQAYMEASSKVGLRHAKIGLEPRWHIGGYGLIMETLVRGLVHDTMAAALEPEKGRFGRSVPRTAEAVLADADAMADMLVAVLKSMLLDVDIGVSAYFDKLTADAREADDAARAKIDKAVAATGAVLRDVAQGNLTSRVTEALDPEFDQIKQDTNAVAERLTEIVGQLQQTSRSLKTATGEILAGANDLADRTTRQAATIEQTSASVEQLSTAVVENARRAATASDTARQLSRSATEGGAVMGEANQAMSAIETSSAKISNIIGMIDDIAFQTNLLALNASVEAARAGEAGKGFAVVAVEVRRLAQNAAQASSEVKQLIDASAGEVRNGTQLVARAAETLLDIQTRAEESAGLIDAIAKANGEQSQALEEVNVAVRTMDEMTQHNAALVEETNAAIEQNEAQAIELDQIVAVFRLNGPDQSVPQSQKLAKPAQAVRPVSQISGNTALAADWEQF from the coding sequence ATGACCTCCGATACCGCCGATCTTCTCCAGTCCCGTCTCGACTTTATCGGTCTTGATGACGCTGCGCGAGGCAGCATCGCCCGCGCCCAGCCGCTGATCGAGGCTCATCTCGAGCCAGCCCTGACCCGGTTTTACGCCAAGATCGCCGAGGTGCCAGCCGTGGCCCGCTTCTTTGATGGCAAGCCACAGATGGATCGGGCCAAGTCCAAGCAGCTAGGACATTGGTCGGCCATTGCGACCGGGCAGTTGGATCAAGCCTATATGGAGGCAAGCAGCAAGGTGGGGCTCCGCCATGCCAAGATCGGGCTGGAGCCGCGCTGGCATATCGGCGGCTATGGCCTGATCATGGAAACACTGGTGCGCGGATTGGTGCACGACACCATGGCGGCAGCGCTCGAGCCGGAAAAAGGCCGCTTCGGCCGTTCCGTGCCGCGCACGGCCGAGGCCGTGCTGGCTGATGCCGATGCCATGGCCGACATGCTGGTGGCCGTGCTCAAATCCATGCTGCTTGATGTCGACATTGGCGTCTCCGCTTATTTCGACAAACTGACGGCCGATGCCCGAGAGGCCGATGACGCCGCGCGCGCAAAAATCGACAAGGCCGTCGCCGCGACCGGGGCGGTACTCCGTGATGTGGCCCAGGGCAATCTCACCAGCCGGGTGACCGAGGCCCTCGACCCCGAATTCGACCAGATCAAGCAGGACACCAATGCGGTAGCGGAACGGCTTACCGAGATCGTCGGGCAATTGCAGCAGACCTCCCGCTCACTCAAGACGGCGACCGGAGAAATTCTGGCCGGCGCCAATGATCTGGCCGACCGCACCACGCGGCAGGCGGCGACAATTGAGCAGACCTCTGCATCGGTTGAACAGCTTTCCACGGCGGTGGTGGAAAATGCCAGGCGGGCAGCAACCGCCAGCGACACGGCTCGCCAATTGTCGCGCAGCGCGACCGAAGGCGGCGCGGTGATGGGCGAAGCCAATCAGGCCATGAGCGCCATCGAAACCTCCTCGGCCAAGATCTCCAATATCATCGGCATGATCGACGACATCGCCTTCCAGACCAATCTGCTGGCGCTCAATGCTTCGGTGGAAGCGGCGCGCGCCGGCGAAGCCGGCAAGGGCTTTGCCGTGGTGGCAGTGGAAGTGCGACGCCTGGCGCAGAACGCGGCCCAGGCCTCCAGCGAGGTCAAGCAGTTGATCGACGCCAGCGCGGGCGAGGTGCGCAACGGCACCCAGTTGGTTGCGCGCGCCGCCGAGACCTTGCTCGATATCCAGACCCGCGCCGAGGAAAGCGCGGGGCTGATCGATGCCATTGCCAAGGCCAATGGCGAGCAGTCGCAGGCGCTTGAAGAGGTGAACGTCGCGGTGCGGACCATGGACGAGATGACCCAGCACAATGCAGCGCTGGTGGAAGAAACCAATGCCGCCATTGAGCAGAACGAAGCCCAGGCGATTGAACTCGATCAGATTGTGGCGGTGTTCCGACTGAACGGTCCCGATCAGTCGGTACCGCAGTCGCAGAAGTTGGCCAAACCCGCACAGGCTGTTCGACCCGTATCGCAGATATCAGGTAATACCGCGCTCGCTGCTGATTGGGAGCAATTCTAG
- a CDS encoding mechanosensitive ion channel domain-containing protein, translating to MPLSILSRLFQLFAMLVVCAGLAMPALAQSESGESATQDPQQALSQLIEVLRDDAARDALIAELEAGLEGSAQTEGTAEEPAASGEGDELRSIGAQISEVTRSAVDSTMASLGQLGRQLAATPEIFSALSISELNALGAILANVAILVVVTYGGLFLMRRIVRVPRERLRAVFDSGGWVAKPVALVLEFILDVLAAAIPYAVGYGIAAALLGEAGVIQLEHALYLNAFVMVEIVMAIILSIVSPNLPEQRLVHLSDSEAKSVMGWSRFIISLFVFGQMMVLPLITASVSFAAGRAISVVLLLLTLIAMAVAVLVARQPVKQKLMAMIETREAQRGLGLPIRNWHVFALIYLAVLAVIALTRTSVQFQAYVWDNVQVVIAIMIGVVILNLIKRSARNGFNLPERLRQRSPELQRQLHKIVPAVLKVVRFIVIGAILVFCLHKLGFFNFVDFVESEFGARVAGSAVTILVILAVAILAWVGLNTWMDSQVNPDLAPGATARKRTLFALLRNALTIALIVITLMFVLSEIGINIAPLLASAGVLGLAIGFGAQKLVQDIITGIFIQLEGAIDVGDVVSLAGISGVVERLTIRSVSLRDLEGSFHIIPFSSVDTVTNFMRGFSYAVIDMGVGYRENVEEARQAMLEAFEQLRADPEHQSAIIDDFEWMGVNAFGASEVVLRARIKTLPGKQWGIKRAYNAIVKRIFDERDIEIPFPHQTLYFGVGKDGKAPPMHMVREDDAAGGEAPDASTRTLEAKPRRRRQRKGETEIAGKDMPDVDEGPDDET from the coding sequence ATGCCGCTTTCCATTCTCTCCCGCCTTTTTCAGCTTTTCGCCATGCTCGTTGTTTGCGCCGGGCTCGCCATGCCGGCCCTTGCGCAATCGGAAAGCGGCGAGAGTGCGACCCAGGACCCGCAGCAGGCGCTGAGCCAGCTGATCGAGGTGCTGCGCGACGATGCGGCGCGCGATGCGCTGATCGCCGAGCTTGAAGCGGGACTTGAGGGCAGCGCGCAGACCGAGGGCACGGCCGAGGAACCGGCGGCAAGCGGCGAGGGCGATGAGTTGCGCTCGATCGGCGCGCAGATTTCGGAGGTGACGCGGTCGGCGGTGGACAGCACAATGGCCTCGCTGGGCCAGCTGGGGCGGCAACTGGCCGCCACGCCGGAAATCTTTTCGGCGCTCTCGATCTCCGAGCTTAATGCGCTGGGCGCCATTCTGGCCAATGTCGCCATTCTGGTGGTTGTGACCTATGGCGGGCTGTTTTTGATGCGGCGCATCGTGCGCGTTCCGCGCGAGCGGTTGCGGGCGGTGTTCGATTCAGGGGGCTGGGTCGCCAAGCCGGTGGCGCTGGTGCTCGAATTCATTCTCGACGTGCTGGCCGCGGCCATTCCCTATGCGGTGGGCTATGGCATCGCGGCGGCCCTTCTGGGCGAGGCCGGGGTGATCCAGCTCGAGCATGCGCTCTATCTCAACGCGTTCGTGATGGTCGAGATCGTCATGGCGATCATCTTGAGTATCGTGTCGCCAAACCTGCCCGAGCAGCGGCTTGTGCATTTGTCCGACAGCGAAGCGAAATCGGTGATGGGGTGGTCGCGGTTCATCATCTCGCTGTTTGTCTTCGGGCAGATGATGGTGCTGCCGCTGATCACCGCAAGCGTTTCGTTTGCGGCGGGGCGGGCCATCTCGGTCGTTCTCCTGCTGTTGACGCTGATTGCCATGGCGGTGGCCGTGCTGGTGGCGCGCCAGCCGGTCAAGCAAAAGCTGATGGCGATGATCGAGACCAGGGAGGCGCAGCGCGGGCTGGGCCTGCCGATCCGCAACTGGCACGTCTTTGCGCTGATCTACCTCGCCGTTCTGGCGGTGATCGCTCTCACGCGCACCAGCGTCCAGTTTCAGGCCTATGTGTGGGACAATGTGCAGGTGGTGATCGCCATCATGATCGGGGTGGTGATCCTCAATCTCATCAAGCGCAGCGCCCGCAACGGGTTCAACCTGCCCGAACGCCTGCGCCAGCGCTCGCCCGAGTTGCAGCGGCAGCTGCACAAGATCGTGCCCGCCGTGCTCAAGGTGGTGCGGTTCATCGTGATTGGCGCCATACTGGTGTTCTGCCTACACAAACTGGGGTTCTTCAACTTCGTCGATTTCGTCGAAAGCGAGTTCGGGGCGCGGGTGGCCGGATCGGCGGTGACGATCCTTGTCATCCTGGCCGTTGCGATCCTTGCCTGGGTGGGGCTCAACACCTGGATGGACAGCCAGGTCAATCCGGACCTCGCTCCGGGGGCCACGGCGCGCAAGCGAACGCTGTTCGCGCTGTTGCGCAATGCGCTCACCATCGCGCTGATCGTCATCACGCTGATGTTCGTGCTGTCTGAAATCGGCATCAATATCGCCCCGCTGCTGGCCTCGGCCGGGGTTCTGGGCCTGGCCATCGGGTTCGGGGCGCAAAAACTTGTCCAAGACATCATCACCGGCATCTTCATCCAGCTCGAAGGGGCGATCGATGTGGGGGACGTGGTGTCGTTGGCCGGGATTTCGGGGGTGGTCGAGCGGCTGACCATCCGCTCGGTCTCGCTGCGCGACCTCGAGGGCTCCTTTCACATCATCCCGTTTTCCTCGGTCGATACCGTCACCAATTTCATGCGCGGCTTTTCCTATGCCGTCATCGACATGGGGGTGGGCTATCGCGAAAATGTCGAGGAGGCCCGGCAGGCCATGCTCGAGGCGTTCGAGCAATTGCGGGCCGATCCCGAACACCAGAGCGCGATCATCGACGATTTCGAATGGATGGGCGTCAATGCGTTCGGGGCGAGCGAAGTGGTGCTGCGGGCCCGCATCAAGACGCTGCCCGGCAAGCAATGGGGCATCAAGCGGGCCTACAATGCCATCGTCAAACGCATTTTCGACGAGCGCGACATCGAAATCCCCTTCCCCCACCAGACGCTCTATTTCGGGGTGGGCAAGGACGGCAAGGCCCCGCCCATGCATATGGTGCGCGAGGACGACGCTGCGGGCGGGGAGGCCCCGGACGCGTCGACCCGAACGCTGGAGGCCAAGCCCAGGCGCCGGCGGCAACGCAAGGGCGAAACCGAAATCGCGGGCAAGGACATGCCCGATGTGGACGAAGGGCCCGATGACGAGACCTGA
- a CDS encoding cation diffusion facilitator family transporter has protein sequence MTQVLKLAIGSIVVALGVLALKLWAAQITGSVALLSDALESIVNLATAVAALIAVQLAARPADSKMPFGYYKAEYFSAVLEGVFIVVAALLIFYQAWQGFSAPSPLDAPFEGIAISMVATAINWVWSVVLVRQGRRLQSPALEADGHHLWTDVFSSLGVAAGLVLVVVTGQPMLDAALAVLVGLNILWSGSRLLAASVGGLMDVSVGTERLDAIRQTIADNAEGAIEAHDVRAREAGKAVFIDFHLVVPAAMSVKDAHDICDRIEMALQDRDSGAIITIHVEPEHKAKHSGIVVL, from the coding sequence ATGACCCAGGTCCTCAAACTCGCCATCGGCAGTATCGTTGTCGCTCTGGGCGTCCTGGCGCTGAAATTGTGGGCGGCGCAGATTACCGGGTCGGTGGCTCTGCTCTCGGATGCCCTGGAATCGATCGTCAATCTGGCGACGGCGGTGGCGGCGCTGATCGCCGTGCAACTGGCGGCCCGGCCCGCCGATTCCAAGATGCCGTTCGGCTATTACAAGGCCGAGTATTTTTCGGCGGTGCTGGAGGGCGTATTCATCGTCGTTGCGGCGCTCTTGATCTTTTATCAGGCCTGGCAAGGGTTTTCGGCCCCCTCCCCGCTCGACGCGCCGTTCGAGGGCATTGCCATTTCCATGGTGGCGACGGCGATCAACTGGGTGTGGAGCGTGGTCCTGGTGCGCCAGGGGCGCAGATTGCAATCTCCGGCGCTCGAAGCGGACGGGCATCATCTGTGGACGGACGTGTTTTCCTCGCTGGGCGTGGCCGCGGGGCTGGTGCTTGTGGTCGTAACCGGTCAGCCCATGCTCGATGCGGCGCTGGCCGTGCTTGTCGGGCTCAACATCTTGTGGTCGGGATCAAGGCTTCTGGCGGCCAGCGTGGGCGGGCTGATGGATGTTTCGGTGGGAACAGAGCGGCTCGACGCCATTCGCCAGACCATCGCCGACAATGCCGAGGGGGCCATCGAGGCCCATGACGTGCGGGCGCGCGAGGCGGGCAAGGCCGTGTTCATCGACTTCCATCTGGTGGTGCCGGCCGCCATGAGCGTCAAGGACGCGCACGACATCTGCGACAGGATCGAAATGGCACTGCAGGATCGCGATTCCGGCGCCATCATCACCATCCACGTCGAGCCCGAGCACAAGGCCAAGCATTCGGGAATAGTCGTGTTGTGA
- a CDS encoding cell wall hydrolase — MTGAVLGLVSLFPAYGQEAVLTADLLSDYVSEGYVSTAERKQVAASEIHCLAQAIYHESRGEPDRGQWAVASVILNRVDSRTYPDTVCGVVFQNAHMVNRCQFSFACDGRPDDGGHGNIIDRESWVQSNIMAMIAYRKSLEGGRPEDGLTTAMHFHTTTVSPSWASAYTQVAAIGNHIFY; from the coding sequence GTGACAGGGGCCGTTCTCGGTCTCGTCAGCCTTTTTCCGGCGTATGGGCAAGAGGCGGTTCTGACCGCCGATCTGCTCAGCGACTACGTTTCCGAAGGCTATGTGAGCACCGCCGAGCGCAAGCAGGTCGCCGCCTCGGAAATTCACTGCCTTGCCCAGGCCATCTACCATGAATCGCGCGGCGAACCCGACCGGGGACAATGGGCCGTGGCCTCTGTGATCCTCAATCGCGTCGACAGCCGCACCTATCCCGACACCGTATGCGGCGTGGTGTTCCAGAACGCGCATATGGTCAATCGCTGCCAGTTTTCCTTTGCCTGCGACGGGCGCCCCGACGATGGCGGGCATGGCAACATCATCGACCGGGAAAGCTGGGTTCAGTCCAACATCATGGCGATGATCGCCTATCGCAAATCGCTTGAAGGCGGGCGCCCCGAGGATGGGCTGACCACCGCCATGCATTTCCACACAACCACGGTTTCGCCCTCCTGGGCCTCGGCCTATACGCAGGTCGCCGCGATCGGGAACCACATCTTTTACTGA
- a CDS encoding Hsp70 family protein: protein MASLYCGVDFGTTNSTIGVVGADGAPVLIPVEGDAVTLPSALFFSFEDQSTHFGRSAVHEYMDGAEGRFMRALKSVLGTALMAETTQIGRERIGFEGLIGRFLSHLRDRLTVHTGAMPEQVVLGRPVYFVDGDSGADRAAQNQLEAAARSVGFSHVEFQFEPVAAALHFERTLEAEALALVVDIGGGTSDFSVLKLSPQRRASTDRREDILSTTGVHVGGTDFDRQLNIFKVMPEMGLGTLTRDGKREMPRWYFHDMATWHRINQLYRPEILRDMRELQREAAEPDTLERFRHLLAHRSGHRLAGQVEAAKIALTDTPMVDITLAEPGLSLAIATTRAEFEAASAGLTGKIGAALDDALAAAGVSASAIETVILTGGGAQVRQVRALVDARFAHARIAQSDRFGAVGLGLAVDAARRFA from the coding sequence ATGGCATCGCTTTATTGTGGGGTCGATTTCGGCACCACCAATTCCACGATCGGGGTCGTCGGGGCCGATGGCGCGCCGGTGTTGATCCCGGTGGAAGGGGACGCGGTGACGTTGCCTTCGGCGCTGTTTTTCAGTTTCGAGGATCAGAGCACCCATTTCGGGCGGTCGGCGGTGCATGAATATATGGACGGGGCCGAGGGGCGGTTCATGCGGGCGCTCAAATCGGTGCTGGGGACGGCGTTGATGGCGGAGACCACCCAGATCGGGCGCGAGCGGATCGGGTTTGAGGGGTTGATCGGGCGGTTTTTGAGCCATTTGCGCGACAGGCTGACCGTACACACCGGGGCGATGCCCGAGCAGGTGGTTCTGGGGCGGCCGGTTTATTTCGTCGACGGGGATTCAGGCGCGGACCGGGCGGCGCAAAACCAGCTCGAAGCGGCGGCGCGCAGCGTTGGGTTTTCCCATGTCGAATTTCAGTTCGAGCCGGTGGCGGCGGCGCTGCATTTCGAGCGCACGCTGGAGGCCGAAGCGCTGGCGCTGGTTGTCGATATCGGGGGCGGCACATCGGATTTTTCGGTGCTGAAACTTTCGCCGCAACGCCGGGCCAGCACCGACCGGCGCGAAGACATCTTGAGCACGACGGGCGTGCATGTGGGCGGAACCGATTTCGACCGGCAGCTCAACATTTTCAAGGTGATGCCCGAAATGGGGTTGGGCACCTTAACGCGCGACGGCAAGCGGGAGATGCCGCGCTGGTATTTTCACGACATGGCGACCTGGCACAGGATCAACCAGCTCTATCGTCCCGAAATCTTGCGCGACATGCGCGAATTGCAGCGCGAGGCGGCGGAGCCGGACACGCTCGAGCGGTTTCGGCACCTTCTCGCCCACCGCTCGGGGCACCGGCTGGCCGGGCAGGTGGAGGCGGCAAAGATCGCTTTGACCGATACGCCGATGGTCGACATCACGCTCGCCGAGCCGGGGCTGTCGCTGGCCATTGCCACAACGCGGGCGGAATTTGAAGCGGCGAGCGCGGGGCTGACCGGCAAGATCGGGGCGGCGCTCGACGATGCGCTGGCTGCAGCGGGGGTGAGCGCTTCGGCGATCGAAACGGTGATCCTGACCGGGGGCGGGGCGCAGGTGCGGCAGGTGCGGGCGCTGGTCGATGCGCGTTTTGCCCATGCGCGGATCGCCCAATCGGACCGGTTCGGGGCCGTGGGGCTGGGGCTGGCGGTGGACGCGGCGCGGCGGTTTGCGTGA
- a CDS encoding class I SAM-dependent methyltransferase, whose product MKPRNPTPPAFGAGHASTYAAGTPRKVPGFDGLHAMTSQLLAEGVKEDGKILVLGAGGGLELKALAENHPGWTFDGVDPSADMLAAAKDTIGPHAARIRLHHGYIADAPDGPFDGAVCLLTFHFIPREHRLETLRQIRRRLAPGAPFVLAHISFAQTEPERSQSIARHIAFGGGDPQNQAARSAIATNLTILAPEEEEAMLKAAGFTDITLFYAGLSFRGWVCYA is encoded by the coding sequence ATGAAACCCCGCAACCCCACACCCCCCGCTTTCGGCGCCGGCCACGCCAGCACTTATGCCGCGGGCACGCCGCGCAAGGTGCCCGGCTTCGATGGCCTGCACGCCATGACGTCCCAGCTTCTGGCCGAGGGCGTGAAAGAGGATGGGAAAATTCTGGTGCTCGGGGCCGGTGGCGGGCTCGAGCTCAAAGCGCTGGCCGAGAACCATCCCGGCTGGACTTTTGACGGCGTCGATCCCTCAGCCGATATGCTCGCGGCTGCCAAAGACACCATCGGCCCCCACGCCGCCCGCATCCGCCTCCATCACGGATATATCGCGGACGCCCCCGATGGCCCCTTCGATGGCGCCGTGTGCCTTTTGACCTTCCATTTTATCCCCCGCGAACACCGGCTCGAAACGCTCCGCCAGATCCGCCGCCGCCTTGCCCCCGGCGCGCCCTTTGTCCTCGCCCATATCAGCTTTGCCCAGACCGAGCCCGAACGCAGCCAATCGATCGCCCGCCACATCGCCTTCGGCGGCGGCGATCCGCAAAACCAGGCCGCCCGCTCCGCCATCGCCACAAACCTCACCATCCTCGCCCCCGAGGAGGAAGAAGCGATGCTCAAAGCGGCCGGATTTACCGATATCACCCTGTTCTACGCCGGCCTGAGCTTCCGCGGCTGGGTCTGCTACGCCTGA
- a CDS encoding GIY-YIG nuclease family protein, translated as MAHPELNAEVLLNLGFVDVGRWEPSGDFITYEFDGEDADANQVLFDASNALYAFVRGERVLYIGKTARSIRKRYIGYCRPGKRQATNLRCHHNIRTAIAEGHEIRIFAFAPITHLQYADFEINLAAGLEDSLIRAFDPPWNGREKGQSISEEAEREEAEETERQGTSPENDVLSRPAASGTALASFSIVLGSTYYYKGFLNPGVEASRSLGKDGDPIRIVFSDGSQTVVSKINRTANRTGAVRVVGGNQRIAEWFQEHFREGDTVQGRVIDPHTITLAAP; from the coding sequence ATGGCGCATCCGGAATTGAATGCCGAAGTGCTCTTGAATCTCGGTTTCGTCGATGTCGGCCGATGGGAGCCTTCAGGCGACTTTATTACCTACGAGTTCGATGGAGAGGACGCGGATGCGAACCAAGTTCTGTTTGACGCGTCAAACGCTCTGTATGCTTTCGTGCGTGGTGAGCGGGTTCTCTACATTGGCAAAACAGCCCGTTCGATCAGGAAACGCTATATCGGCTACTGCCGACCGGGAAAGCGACAGGCAACCAATCTGCGCTGCCACCACAACATCAGGACGGCCATCGCCGAAGGCCATGAAATCCGCATCTTTGCTTTCGCACCGATAACGCACCTCCAGTACGCTGATTTCGAGATCAACCTGGCCGCAGGCCTCGAGGATAGTCTGATCCGAGCATTCGATCCTCCATGGAATGGCCGCGAAAAAGGTCAGTCGATCTCGGAAGAAGCCGAACGCGAGGAGGCGGAGGAAACCGAGCGCCAGGGTACCAGCCCTGAAAACGATGTCCTGTCCAGACCTGCGGCATCCGGCACGGCCCTGGCATCCTTCTCGATCGTGCTGGGATCGACCTATTACTACAAGGGCTTCTTGAATCCCGGTGTCGAAGCGAGCCGTTCTCTCGGCAAGGACGGCGATCCCATCCGTATCGTCTTCAGCGACGGCAGCCAGACCGTCGTTTCCAAGATCAACAGGACGGCAAACCGTACTGGTGCTGTCCGGGTCGTGGGTGGAAACCAGCGGATTGCTGAGTGGTTTCAGGAGCACTTCAGGGAAGGCGATACCGTACAGGGTAGAGTGATAGATCCGCATACGATAACACTGGCCGCACCATAG